A stretch of DNA from Ricinus communis isolate WT05 ecotype wild-type chromosome 4, ASM1957865v1, whole genome shotgun sequence:
CAGTAACTTTTAAGATACAATGTCTACTGTCGATGAGCCTCTATATCCGATAGCTGTTCTTATAGATGAGCTAAAAAATGATGACATTCAGCTCCGATTGAATTCAATCCGTAGACTATCGACAATTGCACGAGCTCTCGGGGAGGAGCGGACGAGGAAGGAGTTGATTCCATTTTTGAGTGAAAacaatgatgatgatgatgaggttctccTTGCAATGGCTGAGGAGTTGGGTGTGTTCATTCCATATGTTGGAGGTGTGGAGCATGCCCATGTTTTGCTCCCACCATTGGAGACTCTTTGCACTGTTGAGGAAACATGTGTGAGAGATAAAGCTGTGGAGTCCTTGTGTAGGATCGGGTCCCAGATGAGGGAGAGTGACTTAGTTGACTGGTTTATTCCTCTAGTCAAGGTGAGGGGACTGTTTTTTTCTCAGTTGATTAGCgttgtttctttctttgttgatTACAGATTTACTAGCAGCTGAATGAATGATTGTTCATCATTTAGGCCGTTTTAGGTACAAAACTTGCTCTTAGATATCTTGTATCCTACAATCATTAGATTGTTAAATTTTGTGGTTACTAGTTTTATGGCCAGTGTTATCACGTATGGTGTGTTTACATCTTGATATCAGTTCCtgctttttcttaaataaataaaaaataaaaactattttctatatgtttattttgagTGGAAACTCTAAATTTGAATTGAAGTAATGGGTTTGAAAAGATTGAAATAATCATCCTACTCATATCATTATTTTGTTGTAATTTTGCTCTAAATGCTAGTCATGTGCACCATTTTGGCCCATTGAAGCATTAGCatgcattttatttatatgtaagGGTCAGATGTAGTAACTTTCTTTATCACTTACTTATGTATCTGTATGCTTATAtgagagatttttttttcttttggcctTTACGATCCGAGGCTTGGTTGTTGAACTCATGATTCCCACCTGAGATTTCCTTTAGTGTGACCAAGTAATGCCTGCTTGGCAGAGAGAGAGGAATATGGTTTACTTTTATGTGTATCACTGGGTCCTAATTGTAAACCAGATATGCTTTATCTTTCTAATTTGCTATTACTGCCGCCATACCTTTATTTCATTCCTATGTTAAACTTCTTATTACTAGAGGCTGGCAGCTGGAGAATGGTTTACTGCTCGAGTTTCTGCATGTGGGCTATTTCATATTGCCTATCCAAGTGCCCCTGATGTGTTAAAGGCAGAATTGCGGTCAATATACAGCCAGCTTTGTCAAGATGACATGCCTATGGTTAGGAGGTCTGCTGCCTCGAATTTGGGGAAATTTGCTGCAACAGTCGAACCTGCTCATTTGAAAACTGACATCATGTCAATATTTGAGGATCTTACCCAGGATGgtaatttgttttttattacatGGCATTTGTACATCTGTTTTACACGGGAATATGTCAAGACAAGTTCTATGACATGGCTCAGAAGATGAAAATAAGATAATGGTTATTGAATTACCTAGAACTGTATAAGTTGCCATGCACTTGGTGGATTGGCCTTCTTGTTTTTCCATTGTAATTTCTTATCCTTTCTGAGTTGATCAAAGAAGTTctataatcattttttttacctCAGATCAGGATTCTGTTCGCTTGTTGGCTGTTGAGGGTTGTGCTGCTCTTGGAAAATTGTTAGAGCCCCAGGATTGTGTTGCTCATATTCTCCCAGTTATTGTTAACTTTTCCCAGGTAATAATGTTGCTTATAGGTCACAATTTAATTTACAGTTTCTTGgcattttatgtatattagtaGTACTATTCTATTTATTGCTATTCCTTCAGAAATCCTTAAGCTAGTTGGTGCCAACAGTGCTATAGTTGCCTTTATGGATACCTTAGGCACACACTGTTTGTAAACAACCAATTCCATATGGAGTAAGTTACTGTGGTACTCCAGGCTGCAGCCATAGTTGGCCACCTATTCCTAGTATTAATGTTCTTTCTTTATGGTTTAGGCAAATAATTGGGTTCATTACTTTAACTCTGTTAACTATTACCTACTTTTGCTAGAGTTTACTCTAAGTCAAAGGTTTAAGTTGTGATCAAAATGTGTTTAACATAGTTTTATTCCAAAAAGTCCATTAGCTTTAATAACTAGAATATATTTTGGGGTAAGTGGTAGTGGGAAGGAATCaacttaaaaggaaaaagaaaaacaacaaaaccCACCTTTCCCTGTATTTTCCTTCtctaattagaaaaacaaacaaacagaTTACAACATTTAAGCAGTTGAACAAATCAGTTACCATTCTCATTCTTCATCTATATTTTCGACAAAACTTATTGATAGAAAAGCTTGGGGAGGAATCTTTGGCATCAAACAAGCAGGCTTTTCTTCTTAAATGTGGCTTTTATAGAATTACCCAGATATGTTGTCGTCATGGATGACTTAACCATGGTTGGAGCCTACTTGAAGCAAAGAGAAGGTTAATTGCACCTGAGGGTCTTgggtaaaaatttaattggatATAATTTGAAGATAATGGTTGTCTTAGTGGTATGAGTCAAAGATGTTTCAATTTAATGGCTTTATAATGAGTGTGTAAACGCTTGCACtgtgataaaagaaaaagaaaagaaaaaagaaaggattgTAAATGGGTATTAGTGATTCTTTGTCAGCAAAACTTCAAAAGTACTTTGTGATTTTTTGCATTCCCTGTTAAagtataaaaaggaaaaagaaaacaaagaattaCGAGATGGAATTGATGAAATTTTGATGAGACTGTAAAGAAAGAGAGCAGAGAGTATTCGGGCTATTGGATAGTAGGAAATAGTGGGTTTTCCTTATGATGATAATAGTTATTCAAAGGAACTGAATGGAGAGGGTGCAATTTCTTCATGCGATTGTAGtagaaaaaattgatttaaaaaattacagaaagggagaaagaaagtttTAGTATTGagtgtaatttttatttggggGAAAATGGTGACGAagtttaacatatttttttcattttttttattaggatTGATGTAATTGCAATTGGTTTTAGATTTAAGAACATATTTAGGGCAAATTTGTCATGTATGTCATTTGATGGCTATTATTAACATTCATTTAGTGATGAAGTTAAAAGGGAGGGATGTTTAAATTAATCATGACAAACAGAGGGCTGTACTAATCTGTTATGTGAAACCTCAGGAGGGCTAAGGTATTTAAACTCAAATAATTTCTTGACCATATTTGTTGATAAGTTCCTTTTATCTTCACTGACTCTAAATAGGACAAGTCTTGGCGTGTGCGCTACATGGTTGCAAATCAGTTATATGAACTCTGTGAAGCTGTGGGGCCTGAGCCTACTAGGTAAATCTATAATTTGACCATTGCTTAAATATACATGTACTctatatgtttttcttttccttctcttaATATCTGTTTCTGTGTTTTGAGTATTTACTGTTGATTTACCCCATAGTGCTTCAGTGTTATTTATTTGTGGTGATTTTTCTAAGGACGGATTTGGTTCCTGCATATGTGCGCTTACTTCGTGATAATGAGGCTGAAGTACGTATAGCAG
This window harbors:
- the LOC8269707 gene encoding serine/threonine-protein phosphatase 2A 65 kDa regulatory subunit A beta isoform translates to MSTVDEPLYPIAVLIDELKNDDIQLRLNSIRRLSTIARALGEERTRKELIPFLSENNDDDDEVLLAMAEELGVFIPYVGGVEHAHVLLPPLETLCTVEETCVRDKAVESLCRIGSQMRESDLVDWFIPLVKRLAAGEWFTARVSACGLFHIAYPSAPDVLKAELRSIYSQLCQDDMPMVRRSAASNLGKFAATVEPAHLKTDIMSIFEDLTQDDQDSVRLLAVEGCAALGKLLEPQDCVAHILPVIVNFSQDKSWRVRYMVANQLYELCEAVGPEPTRTDLVPAYVRLLRDNEAEVRIAAAGKVTKFCRILNPELAIQHILPCVKELSSDSSQHVRSALASVIMGMAPVLGKDATIEQLLPIFLSLLKDEFPDVRLNIISKLDQVNQVIGIDLLSQSLLPAIVELAEDRHWRVRLAIIEYIPLLASQLGVGFFDDKLGALCMQWLQDKVYSIRDAAANNLKRLAEEFGPEWAMRHIIPQVLEMVTNPHYLYRMTILRAISLLAPVMGSEITCSKLLPVVATASKDRVPNIKFNVAKVLQSLIPIVDQSVVEKTIRPCLAELSEDPDVDVRFFANQALQSIDNVMMSS